In a genomic window of Panthera tigris isolate Pti1 chromosome D4, P.tigris_Pti1_mat1.1, whole genome shotgun sequence:
- the ACTL7A gene encoding actin-like protein 7A, which yields MALDSMWAPQAAVIGDGPAKRAGEQVSPQTHILQTASLKDGPAKRAVWVRCNCSEPEEPTNSRTVKDKPKAEVTKAVVVDLGTGYCKCGFAGLPKPTHNISTTVGKPYMETAKTGDNRKETFVGRELINPEVRLKLLNPLRHGIIVDWDSVQDIWEYLFHQEMKIAPEEHAVLVSDPPLSPHTNREKYAEMLFETFNTPAMHIAYQSRLSMYSYGRTSGLVVEVGHGVSYVVPIYEGYPLPSITGRLDYAGSDLTAYLMGLMNNSGKRFTEDQIGIVEDIKKKCCFVALDPIEEKKIPATEHIIQYILPDGKEIQLCQERFLCSEMFFKPSLIKSMQLGLHTQTVSCLNKCDIALKRDLMGNILLCGGSTMLSGFPNRLQKELSSMCPNDSPQVNVLPERDTAVWTGGSILASLQGFQPLWVHRFEYQEHGPFFLYRRCF from the coding sequence ATGGCTCTTGATAGCATGTGGGCTCCACAGGCAGCAGTCATCGGGGACGGGCCTGCCAAGAGAGCAGGTGAACAGGTCTCCCCACAGACACACATCCTCCAGACTGCCTCCTTAAAGGATGGCCCGGCAAAGCGGGCAGTGTGGGTCCGCTGTAACTGTTCAGAGCCAGAAGAACCTACTAACTCAAGAACGGTTAAGGACAAACCCAAGGCAGAGGTGACCAAAGCAGTGGTTGTGGACCTCGGCACTGGCTACTGCAAATGTGGCTTTGCCGGGCTGCCAAAGCCCACCCATAACATCTCCACAACAGTGGGGAAGCCCTACATGGAGACGGCTAAAACTGGGGACAATCGCAAGGAGACATTCGTGGGGCGGGAGCTCATCAATCCAGAGGTTCGTCTCAAGCTACTTAATCCTCTGCGACATGGCATCATCGTGGACTGGGATTCCGTGCAAGATATCTGGGAATATCTCttccatcaagagatgaagatCGCCCCAGAGGAGCATGCGGTCTTGGTTTCAGACCCACCCCTGAGCCCACACACCAACAGGGAGAAGTACGCTGAAATGCTGTTTGAAACCTTCAACACTCCTGCAATGCACATCGCCTACCAATCCCGCCTGTCCATGTACTCCTATGGAAGGACCTCAGGCCTAGTGGTGGAAGTTGGCCACGGCGTGTCCTACGTGGTCCCCATCTATGAAGGTTATCCCTTGCCCAGCATCACCGGACGGCTGGACTATGCGGGCTCTGACCTGACGGCCTACTTGATGGGCCTGATGAATAACTCGGGGAAACGCTTCACCGAGGACCAGATAGGCATTGTGGAGGACATTAAGAAGAAATGCTGCTTTGTGGCCCTGGACCCCATCGAAGAGAAGAAAATCCCTGCCACTGAGCATATAATCCAGTACATACTGCCTGATGGGAAGGAGATACAGCTGTGCCAGGAAAGGTTCCTCTGCTCAGAGATGTTCTTTAAGCCTTCTCTGATCAAGTCCATGCAGCTGGGGCTTCACACCCAGACAGTGTCTTGCCTTAACAAGTGTGACATTGCCCTCAAACGCGATCTCATGGGGAACATCCTGCTCTGCGGGGGGAGCACTATGCTCAGTGGATTCCCTAACCGGCTGCAGAAGGAGCTGAGCAGCATGTGTCCCAATGACAGCCCCCAGGTAAATGTGTTGCCCGAAAGAGACACTGCAGTATGGACGGGCGGCTCCATCCTGGCATCGCTTCAGGGCTTCCAACCGCTGTGGGTCCACCGCTTTGAGTACCAGGAACACGGGCCTTTCTTCCTGTACAGAAGGTGCTTCTGA